The segment TACGACCAGCCGCCTGCCGCGCAGACGGAGCTGATGGCGGCGCCTCGGCAGGCTGATTACGACTACTATCCGTCGCCACCCCCGCCGACTCAGGACTCGCAGTATGGCCAGTCCGGCCAGGGTCTCTCCGGCCAGGGCATGACGAACTCGCTGAACAGCCAGTACCCGCCGTATGGCCAGTCCGGCCAGGCTGCGCCGACCCCACAGTCCGCGCCATACGGTCAGGACGGCCGGCAGCACCAGCCGTACGCTCCTTACGGTCAGGTCGCTCGGCAGCACCCGGCGCCGAGCCAGCAGGCTGAGTATCCGGGCCCGCGGGGTGAATACCCCGGACACTATCCGGCGCAGATCGAGCCGCCACAGCCGCCGCCATCGCGCACCGGTACCATCGCCGCCCTGCTGCTCGCCTGCATTTCGGTAGCCGGGCTCGGTCCCGGAGTCGTGCTGTTGCTCGCCCTGGTATTCGGTGTGATCGCCCGCACCGTTGGCCGGGTCTCCCGGGTGAGGGAGTGGAAGGCGTATCGCCAGGGGCCGGGATCCGTCAGCGGGATGACGACGGTTGGCGCCATTCCCGGTTCGCTCCTGCTCTCGCTGCTCGTCTCTGTGGTTGCCGCCATCCTGCCGCTGATCGCAGGGCTGTCCGGCGCGATCCTGGTCTGGCTGGCAGGAGCGGACGGGCTGCCCGCCGAACGAGTCATCACCTTTTCGCTCTGGGCCGGCGCCGCGCTGGCCACCCTGACCGCCTGGTGGGGACCCGGCGGTCAGGGCTTGCGAAGGGGCACGAAAGTCACGCTTCGGGCAATGACGCCCGGGCGACTCGGTGCGTCTATTGCCATCCTGATCTTCCTGGCACTTGCGCTGCTCGGCGTGACAACGGCGCTCGGCGGTGCGGCCGTCACCTGGTGGCCGCTGCCGGAGTCTCCGCTGAACTTCGTCAACTAGCGAGGCAGCGCATAGGATTGCCGCGTGGACATGACGTGGCGGGCGACGATCTCTTCGGCATCGCGCCCCCGCGTCCTTGAGTGCCGCCGCCGAGTCCTTGAGTGCCGCCGCCGAGTTGTCGGCTCAATGAACCTAGTTCCGCTGTTGTGGCAACTGACCGTCGTCGTCGGCCTGCTGCTCGGCATTGCCCTGGTCACTGTCCGGACCCTCAGCGTCAGCCATCACGTTGGACACTGCGTGCAGCTGGCGGCGGACGCGGCGACGATCGGGATGAAGTTCGCGCTGCTGCACGTCTCTCCTTACTGTCCGGCGGAGACCGTCGCGCTCGGAGGGGAAGTCGGCGTCGCAATGGCATGGACCGGCGGCTTCCTGGCTCTCGCGCTGACGGCGCACATTGGCACGATTCTGCTGAGCCGCCGCGTCGTTGCCGCGCTGGCGCGGTTGAGCAGCTGTCTCGGCAAAGTCTGGGATCGTCTGCTTGGGCTCTGCCAGCACAATGTGACCTCGTCGTCGATTCGTCGAGACGGCGTCTTCGAGCGCCAGGTATGGGTGCCTGAATTCACGCCGGGACTTCGCTATCGCCGCGGGCCTCCGGTCCGGTTCGGGCTCGCCGCATAGCCGCTGACTGCTGAAGTCACTCGACCGGCACGATCGCAGGCGGAGCCACCGACACGAAGACTCGCGTCATTCATCCAGACTTATCTTTTGAGGAACCATGGCAACCAGCAAGAAGAAGCAGCCGTCCCCGGCCGGTAAGGCCCAGCAGCGCACGGCCGCCCGTGAAAAGGCCAGGCAGATCGCCGAAGTGCAGGAGCGTAAGGAGCGTCGCGGGAAACTCATCCTGCGCGGTGGGGTCGCCGCTGTCGTCCTGGCGCTCGTCGTGGTCGTCGGCGTCGTCATCGTCAACGCCAACAAGCCTGCTGTCGCTCCGGTCAACTATGCCAATGAAGGCATCACCTTCGGAAAAGGCGGCGAGGTCATCGCTTC is part of the Saxibacter everestensis genome and harbors:
- a CDS encoding serine/threonine-protein kinase, translated to MADEIYVGGYRLAERLGQGGMGVVHRAVDADGAEVAVKVLHAHVAMDPEARRRLAREVRTLQRVRHPRVAEVIDAELEADRPFLVTQYVPGMSLADDVAEHGPFAEDELVHLGHGLLDALDAVHSAGIVHRDLKPANVMLLDGEPVVIDFGIAQVADEVQVTATGLVMGTPGYLSPEVAEGDPATAATDWWGWAATMAFAATGANPFGSGPLEAVLGRVQRGSADVADVPENFGYLLKACLHPDPERRPSGDEILDALVDIESGELPRLPTRCGIFVPPVSGSEPTTVYDQPPAAQTELMAAPRQADYDYYPSPPPPTQDSQYGQSGQGLSGQGMTNSLNSQYPPYGQSGQAAPTPQSAPYGQDGRQHQPYAPYGQVARQHPAPSQQAEYPGPRGEYPGHYPAQIEPPQPPPSRTGTIAALLLACISVAGLGPGVVLLLALVFGVIARTVGRVSRVREWKAYRQGPGSVSGMTTVGAIPGSLLLSLLVSVVAAILPLIAGLSGAILVWLAGADGLPAERVITFSLWAGAALATLTAWWGPGGQGLRRGTKVTLRAMTPGRLGASIAILIFLALALLGVTTALGGAAVTWWPLPESPLNFVN